CCCCCAACCCAGTCGCCATCCTTCGCATCTCCTTCCCTCGATACCCATGTCAATCCAAGGCCAGCTTCTCGAGGTCACAGGTGAGTTCCTCCACAATCCCTTCAAACTCGAACAAAAATCCCCCAAATCCCATCCTAAATCCGACTTCTTTCTAACTCCGCGACCTTCCGATCAGTGGTCGGATgcagcaagttgaaggataccGAGTGGATATCCCGGCAGGATCCCTACGTCTGCCTCGAATACGCCACGACCAAGTTCCGCACCAGGACCTGCACAGGTACTTAGGATCGATTTCTTCCATTTCTCGAGCGATTTGGTTCGATTTCTCCCAGCTGGAACAAACGTTATCTGCAGATGGAGGCAGGAACCCTTGCTTTCAGGAGAAGACGACCATCCCCCTCATCGAAGGCCTCCGCGAGATCACCGTCGGCGTCTGGAACAGCAACACCCTCACCTTCGATGATTTCATCGGCAGCggcaggtaaaaaaaaaaaaactctctaatCTTCCACCTACCCTTCTCCAAGAGGGGTAAAAACAGAATCAAAACCTATAATCCAATCTTCTCCAGGGTCCAGCTGCAGAAGGTCCTCTCCGAAGGCTACGACGACTCCTCTTGGTCGCTCCAGTCTAAATCCGGAAAGTAATATCCTCAAACCCCTCTCATCGAAACTAGCCATCAAACCAATTCTACATTTGATGCAAACAATTGGGTACCCAATTCGTTTCTCAGGTTTGCCGGTGAAGTAAAGCTGATCATGCATTATGCAAATGCAGGCAAAGCACAAGTAGATTATTAACCCTATTTGAACTATAATTTTTCGATCGACTGGTCGACGTCGAGAACAACCCTGAAACCCTAATTTCTTATTGCAGAAACCTTGGAAGGCCGAAGCTCCGACGAGCTATGGACAAACAGCTCCGGCGTACAATCCGGCAGCTCGATATGCTCCTTCCTATCCTCCGATCGGAGGATACCCTGCTGCGAGCCCTTATACGGCAGCATATCCTCCATCGCTGTACCCATCACCAGCTAATCCTGCTCCTTATCAAACAGCAGCATACCCTCCCCCACCAATGCAGCCCCAAGCCTACCCAACTACTGCATATCCACACACCCAAGCATACCCACAAGCCACCTACCCATCTCAGCCATATCCCCCTCCACCCTCTTATCCACCAGGTAAATGAAACAACTTCCCCCATGTTTTGATCTCACTGAAAAATAAAACATTTGCATGATATCATTGTGTGTGATTTTGTGCATGCAGCACCTTACCCAGGGGTttatcctccaccaccatattAATGGGAGAAGGAATGCGGTTGCTACTGAGAGTCCAGTGTTGGTAGCTCATATGTGCAGTACATGCTACTGTGGTTGTggcttttttttgttcttctgttGCAAAAATGCTTGCTGGAAAGTTAAAAACTGGTTCAGAATTGCTGCTATCAAGAAGCAATGATGTTACAAGTAGTTTGTGGAAATGCATGAGATTCCTTTTTTCCTAGCAAGGGCAGAGACTATCTTTTGCAACTCAAATATTTCCTCCTCTCGCTGACGGAGCTCCTGTTTCAATTTCTCTATATCCTCAACATGCTTGCAGTGATGTAAACATGTTCGTTGCCTTTTTGAATCGTTGGTCTCATCTTGTGCTGTCCTCTTGTTTAATGGATCGCATCCATTAGCCGGGGCGGCAGCTCTCATCCTTCGAACATAGAAGCTGATGCTTTTCCCAGTACTGATTTCCAAGAACACATTCTTCTGAGGTCGACCGTTGGAGTCCTGAATGTAGGAAAGGAAATGTAGAGATTTTCAGTCTTCTAACAAAATCATGGTTTGCTAGAGTTCTCCCAATGGATAAATCCTTGCTCACAACCAACATCCAAGATATTTTTGAGAAGATACAACATTATATGCAGAATGAAGCAAAGTATAGACAGGAAGTAAAGAAAAATCTTAAGAGTCTCAGTTATGTAAAATATAAGACTGCTTTAAAGATGAATATAACTGTGTCATTAGCACGAAATAAAGACTTGGCGTTGTACAGGGTAATACAGTCTGAGGGCCTGCTCTTATGTCCAATCACTGTGATATCTCCCAAGAAGAGTAAAAGTTGTTGAGAAAATCATGTAAGATAGAAATCTGAGGTACTGTGTGAGGTTACTGATATCCCTAATCCCTAGTTCAGATAACAGAGTCCGCTAGAAgggcaatttttttttgggtgtatTCGTTCGTACCCGCTGTGAATGATACATCCACTTCAGcagcagccaaaaaaaaaaaaaaagtaattttccATATCTTCCTGCTATATACAAAGCGTGAAAATTTCTATCCACGGGCATTTTTGGTCATTAGATTCATTCCAACTCATAAAAAGCATTGTATTTTAAATGAGATTTCCACTACTATCCCAAATTTCAAGAAACACTATTCTCGTCACTCTGTTCCCAACTTACCATGAAAAGCTATTGGATCACCTTTTACATATCATCCACACTCAGAGTTTAAATCCTCCCTAACCTCAAGAATTCAACAACCTCGATAATTCAACTGCTCGGTTCATGTAACAAAATCCACCACCCGGCATTCACTCCAGCCATTTGTCTAGCTCATGTCGAACAAATTTACCTGGCCACACCAGTTACTGCTAATAAGATCGTTTATGTCAAGAAAGCTCTCAATACTCAGCTAAGCCACCATGGACTATTGGAGAAAGAGTAAAAATACAGCATCTGGAGACAGTGCTGTAACTATTGCACTCTAGTTGAAAAGGCTGCGTACCATAGCCTGTTGTCCTATTTCATAATACCCCTATTCCCATCATGAATGTTGTATATCCAGAACAGATGCAAATAACCCCCACACCAGGCACATCCTCTTAAGCCTCACTCAACTACTCTCCTCTCCTTAAACGGGATTCTGAGAAGAAACAAATaaacaaaagaataaaagaacacCACCTAGAGTTAGATGAGGTCGATATGGCCATCCAAATGAAATCAACCCTAAGTGGGAGCTAGAATAGGGGCAAGCAATTGTGATTATAATTAGAACTCATATTTTCCCatagataataaattttaaCACCTACCAATAATCAACTGATTAAGCCTTTGTAAAAACAAACACAATAGTATAAAAAGAGTAAACTAACAGCTTTGGCTTACAAATCACAACCAAGAGAGTAAAATCACAACTACGGCTTCCATTTAGCCTAGAACTTGGTTAATTTCCCTCAACTAAGAGAAAGTAGTTCTTTTGATTAGTTCATTTTGAGAACTGAATCTAGCACATTGGATGGATGATAAATGTTCATTTTGAATTgtctaaaaatattataagttaaatgtTTGATCTTTTAAGAATGCAAGAATCAAGCTTGTGATTGGCTTTAAGAGCATTTTGCATGTGCCTATTGACAAGTCCCTAGAAACAGGATAAGGGAATCCATGGCCACTTCAAACCCGGAAACTACTTACTTCCAAGGGGAGGTTATGATATGCATCAATGAGATAATTGGGTATAAAACTAAGCCCTAATAGCTAATGTAATATTTTAAGCACCAAATCTGAACTTCAACCAATATTTACACTAGTGTTACTTGGTAGTACATGTGGAAAGGCATATTTCCATGCCATTCCTTCAGGCATTAGTGCAACGGTAAGGTTGCTCCACTGTGAGCTAGGTGTCACATGTTCGAAGCATGGAACAACCTCTCTACACATGAAGGTAAGGCTGTATACATCTGATCCTCCCCGAACCCCATAGTGGTGGGGGCTTCATGCACCGTGATGCTCCTTTTTATATTTCCATGCCATTCCTTGCCTACATACAGCTCCTAGACATCTGTTTTATACAAAGTAAAACACTACAAACCAATAGATGTGAAATCCATCTACAGCTTCCCTTATGTCTAATCAGGCAATCAACTTCCTAGCCTTAACCAATGATAGGTGTTCTCAATGGACTAATGATTTTACCAGTATTGTAAAGATGTTCTGCCATGTCATGCTGTATCATTCTTTTTAGCTCCCTATAACAGATACATGCTTGCAGATTACATTAAAAAACTCAACAAGATCTAGAATTTAGCTTGAAAACTTCTAGGCTGAAGTTATTACTCTCCAAGCTTCacacaaaaagtttttaataagAGAGCAAATATAACTGAAGGGTGAGGTCTAAATGATCTATAAAACAATTCGTAGTTGAAATTCTCCGCTTGTGGTGTCCATGCCACCACATACTCTTGCTCGTCCCTGCACCAGGCTACTATTTAACTTTGCATTTGCAAGGTTTTTACTCCTTTTACATTACGTCAATGTACTTCTTATAACAGCAACACTATACTCCAACAATTCTAACGTGTTCCAATTTTCAAATGTATTAGGAGAGTTCAAGCAGACAAAATGCCTTCATATTCCTCCTCGGCACTTACATTTTTCCACATTTTTGACACTTCAACCTGAATCTGAAATCCACACCTCGCCAAGGATATTTAGGTATAGATAAATATCATTGACTCTATAACATTTATTATTAGTCTCTGAGAAACTAATTCCCCCTAAAACATTTATAAAAAATCCCTTTCTGTTTGACTTATATGTTTCCCATTTTCCATATCATACTCTCTACTACTTTTTTCCGTACATATTACTCTCCACTACTTAACATAATGTGTTAGACCCACTCCCATTTCTTGTATTGGTTTCTGAACACAGTACTTAGCAAAGCACTTTTCAATCATGTGTTACCTCCTGCTTGAATTGATACTAAAAGATCAGATGAACATGTAACGAGATAATACCATCCAAAAGAAGAAAGTTGCAGAAGAGAAAGATCATTTAAGTCAGCTAAGGAGCACTGTAGTTGAAAAACATAGTGATCTGCAGTGCATACCCTGCTTTCTGAGGCTTCTATTCCTTTAAATGCTTCATCAGCCTCTCTGGCATCCTTGAAAACAGCAAATGTCGAATAGCTAGGGCCTCGGACTTTTAGatcattctgcaaaagaaacttTTATTACATTTCTGAAAACACAAAATACACTCCAAAAACATAAAGCATGAGTAGTCAAATACCTTAATATCAACATTATAATTCTCAGGAAATAATTTCAGGAGCTCTTGATAAGGCACGTCAACTGGTATTTTGTGAAGTAGCAGCTTTGCTTGATCAGAGTCAGATAACTGGAAAGTGGAAGTTTGACAGATTAGTCAAGTGTCTTCAACAAACAAATAAGACTTTGTTTCCTACTTCTTACAGACATTGTCGTCAACAACAGATATGGGATCGTCAAATCCATGTTCGAGCTTAGCTAGAACCAGCTTCATTGCAGCTTTTGCATCATTTAAGCAATTATGTGGTTCACCTTCTGCTCGGAGTGCAAAACCCAATACAGACTGCCATAAGAAAACAACTAACATGAGAAAAAGTGTAATGCTGAATAAAGATAAATAAGGAAACAGAGCATGCCTAAACAAATCATATACTTTATGCTGGGTTGGGGAGGGGGTTAGACATGCAGTTGTGCTATATGACAGTCCACGTGCTGCACAGCACATACTGGAAGGGACCAGCCTGCTAATTCTTTCTTCAATAAGCTTCTAAATTGAACCTATTTTACAACTCCTAGACCCACTAAGACACAATATGAATACATTGGTTTGCACCTACCAGATTACCCTCTTAAAGTGTGATGAAGCAGTGGGCCCACTTTACATAGCCTACTACCCAAGTAAGAGCCCAGTCTTTCCTTGTGTCATCACCAGGATTCAGGGTTTCAAAAAGCGGCTGCCTTCTGAAGGCATAAAGGTACCACATTGTGCCTAAGCAATATGAGGCTGTTTAGATGGGCACCTATGTAGctcaactttaaaaaaaatattaaatgataaataaatttataataatagatAAAAAACAGAAATATAGAACTAGCTCAGTAagattatgaaaaaaataagaaaaaatatgcAGATGAAGGCTCAGATATCCAAGGCTTAGGCTTATCTGGGCCACTTGGTGACCACCATGTGACCTATCTACACACAAAGGCAGCCTGGACCTTATGCAGGCCAATTAGGAGCCAGATAGGCATATGCAGAAGCATAGACCACTTTTAGAAAAAATGGGAGGGCAAGCGTCCAGGGCTCTCCCCTACATCCACGCCCTAGAGCATCAAAAAACCTTCTCTTTGCTCTACTCTCTCCCTTCTGGTATAGGTACCTGATAAGACTAAACAGGAACTTGTGCAAAGGTGTCATCATTTCAAGTGGGGATTCAGGACAAGTAAAAAGTTTGGAGGTCATGCCACGTCACTACAAGACTGTAGCTACGAGATCTTTCCATTAGCATACGACAACCCATACCCATGATGATCATTTAGAACATGCATGTCTGCATTCATGAAATATTTTTGCTTGCCATGCTTTTATCCTTGCAACTAATGACATGAATATTTGAATTCTGTTCCTAACTATCATGCTCTCAGTCATCATCCAAAAAAATCCAAGTTGTCCTAATTCAGATATTGATAGGCATCACAATTTTGGCATTAACCCATGATTCTGCAGGTCAGACATTGAGTTTCAAACCTTTTTATCACCTTTATTTTACACTACTCAAAAAGCACATAAGGCAAGTTTAACTTAAGCATGATTTTTATTTAGACTTGTTCTATCTTTTTGTTTAGATGCACTAAACCTAACATCAATTATCCAATTGTTGATTATTATTAACTGCCAACTTTTGATACTTATCCAAACGATGAAGATCAAAAATATAATGGGAATAGCTACCCTCATTTTTGATCAAGCTCTATGAAGAGAGCCATGTGAATGATCTTTATTGATTCCATCATTTGATATCAATGATGAATAAGAATACAAAGATGTCATAATATATGATCTTCAGAAGAAAAACAGATATGGCCTCTTTCTGGAGCTTCAATCATAGTGCAATTTTTTAAAAGACCGTGTCAATATATAATTAACCATGGTTAAAAATTCCCCTCGAATTATTACCTAAATTTGGGAGCTGAAGATAAAGAATAAGATCCATTTCATAGATATATAGATCCATGTTATCATGATGGAGATCCACAGCATTCACTGTTTTCTGTAAGAGGACTATTTATCAGCCAAGAGATTATTTATTAGTCATGAAGACGATTGGGTTGATCTTTTTCCTTTGGAAGAAAATTGAGTCGATGTTTTCAAAAGAGGAATTAAATGCAAAGGAGCATAACCATGAAGGTGCATCATCAAATTCATTAAGGAAGATCAAAGTTAATTTCATATGACTAAATGAtgagaaaaaatataaacatactAACCAATGTTGTTATGTTCACAAACTATAGAGCAAGTTGAACCAGAAACTTATGGTGGAAAAAGGGAGCTAAATATATGTTCTTTTAtggaatataaaaaattaaatgagGAGAAAACGTGCAGAAATCTAATGGCAGGTTTATCATGAAACATGATGGAATGTCCACTTCAAACAGTCTATCAGCAGTCAAATCCCTGCACATGAAGCTGCATTACCATCTTCATGAAGGATAAGAGAAAAAATAAAGTCATGTACTTCATCACGAATCAGAAATCCATGCTTTAAATTTCATGTTGATGATGAGGAATGCACTTCGGAGATATGAGGTAAAAGAAGTTTCATACTGCAAGCAAATTAATTGAACAATGAAAAGAAAACACAATAACAAATCTTTCAGCCTCTAAGCACAATTtgaaataaattacaaaaagTAAAATTGCCAGAAAAGTCAATGTCAAGAAGATAAAACAGAAActcattttttcagaaaataccTTACACAAATTGTTTAAAGAAGGTGAACCATTAGCTAAGTCTAAATATTTGAAGATGTGGCATGTGTCAATAACTCGTTGATGATCAATTTTTAGTGCTGCATAGTTTAAAAGCAAGAAGTTAGAAAATGACAAAATCTTGTATTTAATCCAATCAAATACTATACAATGTTGTAGTTAATCCATTTAAATACTACAAAACTATGACAAGTATGCGCATTAATATACATAGAATACCTCGTAAATCATTATGTAAAGAGTGGCCAACTAAAATAGTCCCATGAGATAAAAGCTTCTTAACGGATTTCTGCAAAAATGCCAGATTAACTTGGTGCAAGAAAAAGAGTAACTTATAAACTTACGGTGGTTAATACAACCTGTACATCAGCTAATGAACAAGTAACTCCCTCCAAATCTTTAGCAGATATCCCAGTGATGTCTGTTATATAGTCAGCAACAGCTTTATTGGGATTTACGAGTTTATCAAGTTTAACCTGAAAGTACGACTATTCTTAAAAGCTTGTATGAACTCAGACAGAAATAGCAAACATATGTAGATGCACTCATATGTATATAAATGCATGTGTGCATGCTCAGGAAGCACATATACTTCAAACCACATGTCATGGCGATATCTTAGTTATACCTAGATACCAATATTTGTTAGATACTTCTCAGGTGCGTGTCCAATACTTGTGTTAagtagttttttaaaaaaaattaaaaaaacactCTGGATACCTCCTGAATACAGTTAGACGCTTCCACAATAACTCCAAAAATGCAGAGGAGGGTCAATTTCATAGTCAGTGATATTAATTTTACAATATGGAGTATGTTTTATGGTCCATGGAATAATGACTACATGACCAGCTTGTAAAAGATAATCATGTGTTATTTCATACATTCATAGATGTTGAATTTTTGATGTATCCTTGCTGTATCTTATCTTACTTTTTCCAGATTTGCCATATCAATTTATCTGTATCATGTCTTATCCATATCCCATATTCCTATCCATGTTTCATAGTTGCGTGCATACATGCATAAATACATTATGTGCAAATGCCTTTAACATCATGATAAACTACAGAATAGAAGACCAGGACATCAAGCGAAGAAGTAATTTACCTCCAAATTTTCATCTACTGCACAAACTTGTACAACGGCTTCAGTACCATCCTCACACAGAACCATCTCACAGTCAATCGAAATCATAGTTTTTGATTTCATTACTTCAGAAACTTTACCTAGCGGCATGAACATCCACTCCTGCCAAATCATACcatcaaattattatatttcAGTATCATGACATGGGATTTAAACACTTCAATGGTAGGATGTCCTCAGATTCCTAAATCAGACAAACATTGCATATCTAACAGTCCAGTAGCCTATATGATGAATTTACCAGCAActcataattaaaaaattaactgAATTCAGCATTTCAAAGTACCAGGTGTTTAAGTGAATTTACCAATACATCGAGGCATTCCTCTGCCATCGAACTTTATAAATTGGATAATAATGACGGAATTATTTTGTAGTAAAATATCATCAGTAAATAATTGTTCGCTACATTATTTGTATTTTGTCAAGTAGACTGTCATTCTTGTTGACAGTTACAGAaaaggataagaaaagaaatttcaaaagCTTAATCCCTTGTTGTTCCCATATATGACATGGGTGTCAAGTGTATAGCTGTTCAAAAGAATCTAGCAGatgaatatttaaaaattttgataagggaacaaatatatatatcttttaGATGGGTATAAGTATGTTTAGATGCATGCTATTGATGAATAATTAGTCAAACCAATTATTCCACATCTttataaaattcataaaatcTTTGTCAAGTATAGTGTTAGACTTAACAATTTTTATCTGAAAGTGTCAAGAAGATTCCCAGGTGTCCAGCCCATCAAGAAACCCAAGAATTGGGGTATCCACATAACACTAGATttttcttttgctgacttaaacatgaaaatGATTTTACAGTATGATCCATCAATGACAagagagaaaataaataaatattaaatgtATGACACTAATATCTGTAAGAATAAGAACCCCACGAGCATAATGAATCTTTTTAATCAAATTACAGAACAAGGGTAGGTGAGCAAGGGCATACATGAGTTGCATCGGCAGATCAAGGCACTACAAAAACTGTCTCTACCCAGAAGTTATGGCATGTGCAAAATGTAAAGAATCAAGTGCAAGATGAAACCAAACCTCATCGTGGGACGGGAAAGAATAAAATCGTGGGTAATGCGGATGTTCCATCGTCAAACGGACCAGTCTCTGCATTTGCACACATATAGGTCACTGACAATAATGAACTGATTTGACATCCTGAAAATTCAATTTTGCTAGCAAAGGTTTATGCACAAAACAAACTGAGCAAGAGCTATTATTGTAAAATTGAAAACACAAAATGACTTCCTTTCAAAAAAGGGCATAGCCGGACCACCCACAAATCTAAAGGTGGTCCAACTcatcaaaaaaaacaaaaatcagctaATGGAGATACTAAACGCATATTTTGATGTCTCCGAAATAAGAGAAGAAAGGTAGTCAATAATGTTAGCAGGATGGTCATCATACGGAAGAGAAGCAACTTAAAGCAGTTTTCATCAAATGAGATACTGCaagtaaaatccaaaagaatgcCTAACCTAAAATCAGAACACCAAGCAACATATACCTGCTGAGGGGACTCTTGGCCTGGAAagtcagagatgaacttctcaAATGCTTTGTATTCCGTAATACGTCTTATCATTTTTCGAAAAAACTGAAACCAAGACAGTATAAAAGCATCAAAGCTATTGAATGACAAGTGTTTTGTTCATACTAATGCAAAGCCTTCTGCACTAGTTACCTTCTGATCTTTTTCCTGGAACGTTTGCAGAAAAGCAACTAATATATCTTTAGACTTTCTCATTGGATCGTAGACAGCGCCGTATGACAAACTATTACTATGCAAAAAATCTTTCCACCCTCCTTCACGACCTTTTAATCCTTGTTTCTGGCTGAGCCTCACAATCTCAGCAAGAACCTGACAGAAATACTTGAGCCAAGCTAAGAATGCAACACAAGCTTTTTGTAACTAATGACACAGCAAATATAGCAATTCCTTATGAAGCATGACCACTAGTTATCTGAACCCTTAGTTAACCTATTTCCTGAGTATTATAACACAATTATATAAACTTTGATCGTAGTAAATTCCTTGCCAGAATAACACAATTAAATAAACACGACGAAGCTGTCTTCATCATCCATGACTAAACGTCACACAGCATAACGAGCCCGGTAAGGAAGAAAGTCACAGAAGATACGGATAGGATCACAAATACATGGAAAATAGAAAGAGTGAAGGTAAGTACCTCCCTGTCTGCGTTCAAGATCGGTTCCTCCATTGGAGaggattaaagaaaaaaaaaagcagctaAAACGAAAGGGGAGAAGAATCAAAAATTGGTGGAAAGAGGAGATATCCCTGGTTTTTGTCCCCGCCGAAACACCTTGCGGCTCTCGATTTCGCTCGCTTCGGCTCTTTTATTACATTCCTAGGGCTGGGAAGTGGGAGGGAGCGGCTTAGCGCACGGACCCGCGAATCCGCCCGCAGAAGAGTTCGGGTTCGGGATCGTGTTTTTTGGACCCGGTAAAATCCGAACCCGATCCAATCATGAGCGGGTTGCAGTGTTGgcatgagtttttttttaaaatgtttgCAGATGAGTTAAAATAGCCGTTAAATTTCTCACGGCATGCATTGCACGGCATCTGCATCATGGAGGTTTCACCTCGCTCTCGTCGGATCATAACAGTAGAAGCAATCCAACGGTTGTGACTTGAATTAAGCTTAAAAGGAAGCTTGAGGGGCCTATGTTCGTATTCCAAGAAGTTCATGTGTTCTGGGAGGCGAACAGGACTGCTAAGTTGCCTTACTTATTGCTAGTATTTTGATATGGTCCTATAGATGAATAATGTTGTCATCCCTACTTAGCTATGTTATTTTCTTCCGCTTGATTCTTCTAATTGTACTTATACACTAGACTAGCTTATGAGCCTTAATTTGTTCCTTCAACTCTATTTTTCATCTCTGAGATTTCTTTGATTTCATATCCATGTCCCTAATCAATTGAgctctttttaaaaataaaaaaaatatatgatttaTCTAAGCCATGTACATTTTGCCCtaacttttaatttttatgttaATTATTTTGAGCATGTATTGCACTTGTGCATTTCTAGTGTatgtacatgcatacatacattcatgcatatatacattcatacatacatacatatatacatgcatacacgcgcgcgcgcacatacaatatatacatacatatatataatacacgcacgcacgcatgcccatatacataaatatatatagccttatattcttgATTGAAAATAAACCAATAAAAACTAAAATATGATGATATCTTGGTCCAAAAAAATATCGACCGAGATCTTAGAAAATACTAGTTTTGTCCAAATTCTCTTACCATATCGACCAAGATAAATTAATCTCAATTGACCTCTACGGAAGCCACTCATAAAATAATCAATGTAATGAGATTTAAAAACCTAATGACATCTAGGATTGTTGGATCCAAACACCTAATAGATattgagaaaataaaaaaattaagatttATTTAGAATTTCAAAAGTAATTCATTATTTATAAAATCTTTCTAAATTCTAATATATTTAGTAACCTTAATAAAGAAGACCTCCACTCCAAAGTACCGGGCATTGTCAAGGCCTAGTCCTCCTTTCTTAGGTTAGACACCTACTCCTTCTTTCTTCGCTCGGAATAGGAATGAGATCAGAAATGCCATCCTTACCATAGCTTGATACGATACGTGGTGGCCACTTACTTGATGCAAAAACCTAAATTGGAGTTAAGATAAAGAGGCTatgaagaaaataagaaaaaaaaatagtggtTAGATCTAATTGAATCTCTATTAAGATTTGGAAATGTTTATGTGACATGAGAGTAACTTGGTTG
This portion of the Phoenix dactylifera cultivar Barhee BC4 chromosome 11, palm_55x_up_171113_PBpolish2nd_filt_p, whole genome shotgun sequence genome encodes:
- the LOC103711932 gene encoding elicitor-responsive protein 1-like, translating into MSIQGQLLEVTVVGCSKLKDTEWISRQDPYVCLEYATTKFRTRTCTDGGRNPCFQEKTTIPLIEGLREITVGVWNSNTLTFDDFIGSGRVQLQKVLSEGYDDSSWSLQSKSGKFAGEVKLIMHYANAGKAQKPWKAEAPTSYGQTAPAYNPAARYAPSYPPIGGYPAASPYTAAYPPSLYPSPANPAPYQTAAYPPPPMQPQAYPTTAYPHTQAYPQATYPSQPYPPPPSYPPAPYPGVYPPPPY
- the LOC103711931 gene encoding putative small RNA degrading nuclease 4 isoform X3, giving the protein MEEPILNADREVLAEIVRLSQKQGLKGREGGWKDFLHSNSLSYGAVYDPMRKSKDILVAFLQTFQEKDQKFFRKMIRRITEYKAFEKFISDFPGQESPQQRLVRLTMEHPHYPRFYSFPSHDEEWMFMPLGKVSEVMKSKTMISIDCEMVLCEDGTEAVVQVCAVDENLEVKLDKLVNPNKAVADYITDITGISAKDLEGVTCSLADVQSVLGFALRAEGEPHNCLNDAKAAMKLVLAKLEHGFDDPISVVDDNLSDSDQAKLLLHKIPVDVPYQELLKLFPENYNVDIKNDLKVRGPSYSTFAVFKDAREADEAFKGIEASESRDSNGRPQKNVFLEISTGKSISFYVRRMRAAAPANGCDPLNKRTAQDETNDSKRQRTCLHHCKHVEDIEKLKQELRQREEEIFELQKIVSALARKKGISCISTNYL
- the LOC103711931 gene encoding small RNA degrading nuclease 1-like isoform X2, with protein sequence MEEPILNADREVLAEIVRLSQKQGLKGREGGWKDFLHSNSLSYGAVYDPMRKSKDILVAFLQTFQEKDQKFFRKMIRRITEYKAFEKFISDFPGQESPQQRLVRLTMEHPHYPRFYSFPSHDEEWMFMPLGKVSEVMKSKTMISIDCEMVLCEDGTEAVVQVCAVDENLEVKLDKLVNPNKAVADYITDITGISAKDLEGVTCSLADVQVVLTTSVLGFALRAEGEPHNCLNDAKAAMKLVLAKLEHGFDDPISVVDDNLSDSDQAKLLLHKIPVDVPYQELLKLFPENYNVDIKNDLKVRGPSYSTFAVFKDAREADEAFKGIEASESRDSNGRPQKNVFLEISTGKSISFYVRRMRAAAPANGCDPLNKRTAQDETNDSKRQRTCLHHCKHVEDIEKLKQELRQREEEIFELQKIVSALARKKGISCISTNYL
- the LOC103711931 gene encoding small RNA degrading nuclease 1-like isoform X1 gives rise to the protein MEEPILNADREVLAEIVRLSQKQGLKGREGGWKDFLHSNSLSYGAVYDPMRKSKDILVAFLQTFQEKDQKFFRKMIRRITEYKAFEKFISDFPGQESPQQRLVRLTMEHPHYPRFYSFPSHDEEWMFMPLGKVSEVMKSKTMISIDCEMVLCEDGTEAVVQVCAVDENLEVKLDKLVNPNKAVADYITDITGISAKDLEGVTCSLADVQKSVKKLLSHGTILVGHSLHNDLRALKIDHQRVIDTCHIFKYLDLANGSPSLNNLCKSVLGFALRAEGEPHNCLNDAKAAMKLVLAKLEHGFDDPISVVDDNLSDSDQAKLLLHKIPVDVPYQELLKLFPENYNVDIKNDLKVRGPSYSTFAVFKDAREADEAFKGIEASESRDSNGRPQKNVFLEISTGKSISFYVRRMRAAAPANGCDPLNKRTAQDETNDSKRQRTCLHHCKHVEDIEKLKQELRQREEEIFELQKIVSALARKKGISCISTNYL